One window of Acidicapsa acidisoli genomic DNA carries:
- a CDS encoding 2OG-Fe(II) oxygenase: MSVLFNDEYLAKLQGLAKEKAAEYKANKPFPHIYIDNFLPIEAAEAALRDFPQPKQLDWGAFSGQNEKKLAFDVAEKLPDSIRDVLYFLNSRPMVQFLEVLTGIEGVIPDPYFLGGGLHQIERGGHLEVHADFNYHKKLNLDRRLNVLVYMNKDWKEEYGGHFELWNREMTHAEQKILPIFNRCAIFSTTSFSYHGHPTPLACPPDRTRKSMATYYYSNGRPEEEVAGDHTTLFQQRPGTEIPAAQHTVKRVLHAITPPIIWDAAKKIRN, translated from the coding sequence ATGAGCGTTCTATTCAACGACGAATACCTGGCCAAACTTCAAGGGCTAGCTAAGGAGAAGGCGGCCGAATACAAGGCCAACAAACCCTTCCCGCATATATATATTGACAACTTCCTTCCGATAGAAGCGGCCGAGGCTGCTCTTCGCGATTTTCCGCAGCCTAAGCAATTGGATTGGGGTGCTTTTTCGGGTCAAAATGAGAAGAAGTTGGCATTCGATGTCGCGGAGAAGCTTCCCGATTCTATTCGAGACGTACTTTACTTCTTGAATAGCCGCCCGATGGTGCAGTTTCTTGAAGTTCTGACCGGAATCGAGGGCGTGATCCCGGACCCATATTTTTTGGGCGGCGGTTTGCATCAGATTGAACGTGGCGGCCACTTGGAAGTTCATGCTGACTTTAACTACCATAAGAAGCTGAATCTCGATCGCCGGCTGAACGTGCTCGTCTATATGAACAAGGACTGGAAAGAAGAGTATGGGGGCCACTTCGAACTGTGGAACCGGGAAATGACGCACGCGGAGCAAAAAATTCTCCCGATCTTCAACCGATGCGCCATCTTCAGCACAACCAGCTTTTCCTACCACGGGCATCCGACGCCTCTTGCCTGCCCCCCGGATCGAACCCGCAAATCTATGGCAACCTACTATTACTCCAACGGTCGACCCGAGGAAGAAGTCGCCGGGGACCATACCACGCTCTTCCAACAGCGCCCGGGAACCGAAATACCCGCTGCTCAACATACTGTCAAGAGAGTTTTGCACGCGATCACGCCACCGATCATCTGGGATGCTGCGAAGAAAATTCGCAACTGA